The region GTCATGATAGAAGTAATTGGAATTATAGCATTATTAATCATTTTTTTAATAGTAATCCAGATAGCACGCACATCTGAATTGGTAAGTGTTATTCGTGGAGATGGCGAGACAACTCACTCAACTAATAAAATTAATGCATATTTGATGCTCGTAGTAATGGTTGTTGGTCTCTTAGGAATTATAGGTTCTGTGTTTTATTATAAAGATGGATTTTTACCTGTATCTGCATCTGAGCACGGAGTTTGGATTGATTCTATGTTTAACTGGACTTTATTTTTTACCGGTATAGTTTTTTTGATTACACAGATTATATTGTTTTATTTTGCTTTTAAATACAGATCAACTAAAAAGACAAAAGCATTTTATTATCCTGAAAATAATAAACTTGAATTGTTATGGACAGCTGTTCCTGCCGTTGTTTTGACCTTCTTAGTTGTAATGGGATTGGAAAGTTGGTTTAAAATTTTCAGCCCTGTACCTGATGATCACCATGTTGTTGAGGTTACCGGCTATCAGTTTGGTTGGAATGTTCGCTATCCGGGTTTGGATGGTGAATTGGGGAAAAATTCAATCAGAGATATAGAAGGTAGCAACATTTTGGGGATTGATTGGACTGATGAAGCTAGTCACGATGATATTTTAGCGTCAGAAATACATTTACCTGTAGACAAGCCTGTTTTATTTAAATTAGGCTCCAAAGATGTTTTACATAGCTTTTTCTTACCTCACTTCAGAGTGAAAATGGATTGTGTTCCGGGTATTCCAACCCAATTTTGGTTTACGCCTACTATAACAACAGAGGAAATGCGTGAAATTACCGGTAATCCTGACTTTGATTATATACTTGCTTGCGCTGAACTATGCGGAGCCGGTCACTATAATATGGGTTTAACGGTTATAGTTGGAACTCAAGAGGAACATGACGAATGGGTTAGCAGTCAAAGACCTTTATATGAAATTCTTAACATCGCAGAGCAAATGGAAGAGAAAACTGAATCAGATGAAGAACCCGCTACTGAAATTTCTTCTGATGAAGAAGTAGAAGTTAAAGATTTAATAAGCGCTTTATAAAATTTAAGAGATGGATTCAACAAAAACAAATGTACAGGAACATGAATTAAATGTTCATTCTCATGGAGACCATCATGAGCATCATGAAGATAATTTTATAACAAAGTATATCTTCAGTACAGATCATAAAATGATAGCAAAACAATTTTTGGTAACAGGGATTATCTGGGCAATTATTGGTGCTTTACTATCTGTATTTTTTAGATTTCAATTGGGATGGCCGGATCAGTCTTTCCCTTTTTTAGAAACATTATTGGGCAGATGGGCTGAAGGTGGAGTAATTAGCCCTGATTTTTATTACGCATTGATCACGATGCACGGTACTATTTTGGTTTTTTTCGTACTTACAGCCGGATTGAGTGGTACATTTAGCAATTTTCTAATTCCACTGCAAATTGGTGCAAGAGATATGGCTTCTCCGGTAATGAATATGCTTTCTTACTGGATCTTCTTTATAGCAAGTGTTGTAATGTTTTCTTCTTTGTTCGTTCAAACAGGACCTTTCTCAGGAGGCTGGACTGCTTATCCTCCATTGTCTGCTTTACCACAAGCTTCCCAAGGTTCCGGAATCGGAATGGACTTATGGCTAATAAGTATGGCGCTCTTTATAGTCTCAGTAGCTATGGGTGGATTAAATTATATAGCTACCGTAATTAATATGCGTACCAAAGGTATGAGCATGTATAAAATGCCACTAACAATTTGGGCATTTTTCCTTACAGCAGTAATCGGATTGTTATCATTCCCGGTTCTGTTGGCAGCAGCTTTATTATTGATTTTTGACCGGTCACTGGGAACAAGTTTTTATCTTTCAGATATATATATTGGAGGAGAATTGCTAACTCATGCAGGTGGTAGTCCAATATTGTTTCAACATTTATTTTGGTTTTTGGGACACCCTGAAGTTTACATAATTATATTGCCTGCTATGGGTATAGTTTCTGAAGTTTTGGCTGTTCATGCCAGAAAACCTATTTTTGGATACAAGGCAATGATTCTTTCCATGTTAGGTATAACTGTTCTAGGCTTTGTCGTTTGGGCACACCACATGTTTGTTTCAGGCCTTAATCCATTTGTTGGCTCTGTATTCGTATTAGTTACTTTATTAATTGCAGTACCTTCAGCTATTAAAGTTTTTAACTGGCTGACAACCTTGTGGAGGGGTAATATAAATTTTACAAGTCCTATGTTGTTTTCGATAGGTTTTGTATCCTTATTTATATCAGGCGGATTAACCGGTATATTTTTAGGTAACTCTACGATTGATATTCAACTTCATGATACTTACTTTGTCGTTGCGCATTTTCATATTGTAATGGGAGTTGCTGCATTTTTTGGTTTGTTTGCCGGTGTTTATCACTGGTACCCGAAGATGTTTGGACGTTTTATGAATAACTCACTTTCGTATATTCACTTTTATGTTACCCTTATAGGTTCATATTTTATATTCTGGCCAATGCACTATATGGGTATGACAGGTGTTCCTAGAAGGTATTATTCATTTGAGCCGTTTGATGCTTTTAATATTTATCAAGGAACAAACCAAATGATAAGTATTGTGACGATTATAGTATTTCTGGCCCAAATTTTATTTGTTGTAAATTTCTTTTATAGTATGTACAGAGGTAGAAAGGTGAAAACGAAAAATCCTTGGAAAGCAACTACACTTGAGTGGACTACCCCAATAAACCCGGGTCATGGAAACTGGGAAGGAAAAATTCCAGAAGTTCATCGTTGGGCTTATGATTACAGTAAAAATGGAAGAGATTTTGTAATGCAGGATGAGCCGTTGTCTGAGGAAGAGAAGAATGAAGTTCATACTGCTTAAAGCTGATTTAATACCTATTTGAGATGAAAGAAAGTACAAAGGAATTATCGCTAGAACTGGCAATACAGTTTGTCTATCAAAGGCTGATGGATTATACTATGATGACTAAAATGCGTTTGACTAGTTCTGTAGTATTATCTTCAATTATTGGGTATCTGTTTGCCGGGGGAAGTTTTAGTTTTCAAATTGTTTGGTTCATTATAGCCGGGTTTTTAGTAACAGCTTCGGCAAATTCAATCAATCAAATTTTGGAGAAGGATTTGGATCGGTTGATGAACAGAACAAAAAACAGACCATTGCCTACAGGTAGGTTGTCTGTTCCGGAGTCAACCTTATTTGCAGGTTTAACCGGAGTAGCAGGACTGACTTTACTATATGTATTATTTAGTCCATTAGCCGGAATGCTAGGCGCCCTTTCTCTTTTTTCTTATGCATTTATATATACACCACTAAAACGTTTAACACCTTTTGCTGTATTTGTAGGTGCTATACCGGGTGCTTTACCTCCATTAATTGGATGGGCAGCAGTAAGTGGAGAACTTACTATAGTGGCTTGGACTCTTTTTTTCATTCAATTTGTTTGGCAAATGCCTCATTTTTGGGCTATCGCTTGGGTAGCTGATGAGGATTATAAAAAAGCCGGTTTTAACTTATTACCAACTACTGAAGGTAAAGGTATATCGACAGCAATTATGATATTAATATATAATGTATTTTTACTTTTAATCAGCATTTTGCCAATAATACTTTTTAACCTGAATTTGTTTTTTATAATACCGATTGTTATTTGCAATATCTTTTTTGTAAAGCAAGCAATAGATTTATATAAAAAACCGGAAGATGCTTTGGCTAAAAAGTTAATGTTTGGCTCTTTTGGGTATTTACCGGTAGTAATGTTATTACTTTATTTTTCAAGTATTTTATAAATGGTAGGAAGCGCATCAAATACAATATCCGGAGAAAGTCCTCGCAAAGGCGGCTTTGTCGTACATCCTAAAAAGTTTGCTCTATGGGTTTCTTTTGCAAGTTTGTCTATGATGTTTGCCGGATTAACGAGTGCTTACATTGTTAGAAAAGGAATGGGCAACTGGACAGAATTTCCTTTGCCTAGTGCATTTACATACTCTACTATAGTTATTATTTTGAGCAGTCTGACTATGTATTGGGCATTTCGTGCTTTTCGTTCAGAGCAATTATATCAATACAGAATTGCATTATTATCAACCTTTTTCTTAGGTTCTCTATTTGCTTATTTTCAATTGATGGGTTGGGGGGCTATGCAAAATATGGGCATAATGCTTCAGGGAAACCCCTCAGGTTCATTTATATACGTTATTAGTTTGGCGCATTTAGCCCATTTAGCAGGGGGTATGATATTTTTATTGGCAGCTATATTCAGATCTTTTTTCGTTTTTAAGAATCCTGCCAATATGTTGATATATATAGTTGACGAAAATAAAAAGGTAAGAATTGAATTATTGGCTTCTTACTGGCATTATGTTGATTTTTTGTGGTTATATTTGTTTATATTTTTTCTATTAAATCATTTGTAAAAATTAGTTCATGTCTGCAACAGAGAATACTGTAAAGCAAGAAATAAAAGAAGAAAAAAACTTATGGGACGGTGGTAGGTCGCCGTTTAAAGCAAGTTATGGGAAGATAATGATGTGGTATTTCTTAATAAGTGATACCTTCTCATTTGCCGGACTACTTCTTGCTTATGCGGCAATCCGCTTAAGTGCTGTAAGTTGGCCGGATCCTCACTACGTATTTACTGCTTTCCCGGGTATGGGTGATATTTCTCTCCCATTAATGTTTGTAAGTTTGATGACTTTCATACTTATTCTTAGTAGTGTAACGATGGTTAGGGCTGTTCAGGAAGGTGTTCAATTGAACAAATCCGGAGTAGTTAAGTGGCTCAGTTTCACAATTATTGGAGGTATTCTATTTTTATTATGTCAGGCCTGGGAGTGGTCTCACATGATTAATGCTGAATTGCCTACAACTATATATGAAAATCCATTTGGTGCTGCTGCCGGAAGATTGGGCGAAGCGGGAAGCGGAAATGTAAATTTTGGACAATTCTTTTTTGTCATCACCGGTTTCCATGGAATGCACGTGTTAGTAGGCGTTTTAATTAATTCATTCGTTTTAGTTAACGTATTAAATGATAAATATCAAAAATTAGGAAACTACGAAATAGTTGAAAAGGTAGGATTATACTGGCACTTTGTAGATTTAGTGTGGGTATTTGTATTCCTCGCTTTTTATCTAATCTAGTAAACTGTAAAACTTTATAAAATGGAATATCAGGAACAAGAACATCAATTACCAATGAAGGAAGAGGAGTACAAGCATCATGTGAATGCAGTATGGGTTACTACCGCATATCTTTCTGTTATCACTATAGTTGAAGTGGCAGTAGCTTTACTTTATGTGGCTGTGCTTTTCCCGGATGCGGGTGCCTCAAGATTACCATTGACAATATTTGTAACCATAGCTACCATAGCTAAAGGCTATTATATTATGAATGTATTTATGCACTTAAAATATGAAAAGTCGGCAATGGTCTTAACTATAGTTTTACCATTTATCTTTTTAGTTTATGCAATTATCGCATTTGGACTTGACGGCTATAGCTGGAACTTACTTAGAAATTTCTGGTATGATTAAGTTCAATAGAGAATGCGCAAAATGTCTTTAAAAAATGCAATAGCTCTCTTCATGGCTATTGTAATGCCATTGATTTTTTATTTTATTGTTTCTTCAATACTTAATAAACAATCCAGTGACTTCGAAATAAGAACATTACCTACTTTTTACGAAGAACCTATCCGTGATTTTACTTTATACTCTCATGTGGGAGACACTATTAACAGAGATTCATTAAAAGGTAAAATCGTAATAAGTGAATTCTTTTTCACTACCTGCCCGGGTATTTGTCCGGTAATGATTGGTCAGATGCTCCGCGTTCAGGATTTTCTGTTAAATCATCCCGGTCTCAGACAACAATATCAAATTTTGTCCATTACAGTGGACCCTACTAATGACAGCATTAGTAGATTAAAAGAATATGCAACTGAGAATAAAGTTGACGGGTCTCTTTGGTGGATGCTAACAGGTGATAAAGAAGAAATTTATGATTTAGCCAGAAATCATTATTATGTGACCGCAATGGAAGACCCAAGTGGTGAAAGTCAAGATGGATTTTTTATACACAGCGATCGCTTTATCCTAAAAGATAAAAAAGGTTTTATAAGAGGTTATTACAGAGGTACTGACTCACTTGAAGTAACGAATTTAATGGATGACATTCTTCAGCTTGAAATAGAATACGAAAAAGAAATGATTAGAGATAGAAAAGTGGAAGTTCGTGTTACAGAAGATAATTGAACGAACCCCCGTTTTTTTTGTTCTTAATTAAAATTTGATATGGAGCAAGATAAGTTATACCGTAATGTCATAATAATAATATCGATAGCAATTCCACTTGTTGTTACCCTGCTTTTTTTTACAAAACCTCCTGACATTGATTTGGGAATCAATATGACAATTTTTCCTAAATTTCATGCTATTCTAAATTCATTAACAACTTTGTTACTGCTGAGTGGATTGTATTTCATCAAAAAGAAAGATATACTGAAGCATAAATCTTCTATGTTCGGAGCCTTTATCTTATCAGCAGTTTTTTTGGTTT is a window of Chitinophagaceae bacterium DNA encoding:
- a CDS encoding SCO family protein, with translation MRKMSLKNAIALFMAIVMPLIFYFIVSSILNKQSSDFEIRTLPTFYEEPIRDFTLYSHVGDTINRDSLKGKIVISEFFFTTCPGICPVMIGQMLRVQDFLLNHPGLRQQYQILSITVDPTNDSISRLKEYATENKVDGSLWWMLTGDKEEIYDLARNHYYVTAMEDPSGESQDGFFIHSDRFILKDKKGFIRGYYRGTDSLEVTNLMDDILQLEIEYEKEMIRDRKVEVRVTEDN
- a CDS encoding cytochrome c oxidase subunit I, coding for MDSTKTNVQEHELNVHSHGDHHEHHEDNFITKYIFSTDHKMIAKQFLVTGIIWAIIGALLSVFFRFQLGWPDQSFPFLETLLGRWAEGGVISPDFYYALITMHGTILVFFVLTAGLSGTFSNFLIPLQIGARDMASPVMNMLSYWIFFIASVVMFSSLFVQTGPFSGGWTAYPPLSALPQASQGSGIGMDLWLISMALFIVSVAMGGLNYIATVINMRTKGMSMYKMPLTIWAFFLTAVIGLLSFPVLLAAALLLIFDRSLGTSFYLSDIYIGGELLTHAGGSPILFQHLFWFLGHPEVYIIILPAMGIVSEVLAVHARKPIFGYKAMILSMLGITVLGFVVWAHHMFVSGLNPFVGSVFVLVTLLIAVPSAIKVFNWLTTLWRGNINFTSPMLFSIGFVSLFISGGLTGIFLGNSTIDIQLHDTYFVVAHFHIVMGVAAFFGLFAGVYHWYPKMFGRFMNNSLSYIHFYVTLIGSYFIFWPMHYMGMTGVPRRYYSFEPFDAFNIYQGTNQMISIVTIIVFLAQILFVVNFFYSMYRGRKVKTKNPWKATTLEWTTPINPGHGNWEGKIPEVHRWAYDYSKNGRDFVMQDEPLSEEEKNEVHTA
- the cyoE gene encoding protoheme IX farnesyltransferase; protein product: MKESTKELSLELAIQFVYQRLMDYTMMTKMRLTSSVVLSSIIGYLFAGGSFSFQIVWFIIAGFLVTASANSINQILEKDLDRLMNRTKNRPLPTGRLSVPESTLFAGLTGVAGLTLLYVLFSPLAGMLGALSLFSYAFIYTPLKRLTPFAVFVGAIPGALPPLIGWAAVSGELTIVAWTLFFIQFVWQMPHFWAIAWVADEDYKKAGFNLLPTTEGKGISTAIMILIYNVFLLLISILPIILFNLNLFFIIPIVICNIFFVKQAIDLYKKPEDALAKKLMFGSFGYLPVVMLLLYFSSIL
- a CDS encoding cytochrome oxidase subunit III; translated protein: MSATENTVKQEIKEEKNLWDGGRSPFKASYGKIMMWYFLISDTFSFAGLLLAYAAIRLSAVSWPDPHYVFTAFPGMGDISLPLMFVSLMTFILILSSVTMVRAVQEGVQLNKSGVVKWLSFTIIGGILFLLCQAWEWSHMINAELPTTIYENPFGAAAGRLGEAGSGNVNFGQFFFVITGFHGMHVLVGVLINSFVLVNVLNDKYQKLGNYEIVEKVGLYWHFVDLVWVFVFLAFYLI
- a CDS encoding DUF420 domain-containing protein, with the protein product MEQDKLYRNVIIIISIAIPLVVTLLFFTKPPDIDLGINMTIFPKFHAILNSLTTLLLLSGLYFIKKKDILKHKSSMFGAFILSAVFLVSYVIYHSLTESTPYGGEGTIRYIYFFILITHIILAAGILPFILFTFYRALIKDFDKHKKIARWTLPLWLYVTITGVVVYFMIAPYY
- a CDS encoding cytochrome c oxidase subunit II — encoded protein: MIEVIGIIALLIIFLIVIQIARTSELVSVIRGDGETTHSTNKINAYLMLVVMVVGLLGIIGSVFYYKDGFLPVSASEHGVWIDSMFNWTLFFTGIVFLITQIILFYFAFKYRSTKKTKAFYYPENNKLELLWTAVPAVVLTFLVVMGLESWFKIFSPVPDDHHVVEVTGYQFGWNVRYPGLDGELGKNSIRDIEGSNILGIDWTDEASHDDILASEIHLPVDKPVLFKLGSKDVLHSFFLPHFRVKMDCVPGIPTQFWFTPTITTEEMREITGNPDFDYILACAELCGAGHYNMGLTVIVGTQEEHDEWVSSQRPLYEILNIAEQMEEKTESDEEPATEISSDEEVEVKDLISAL